TCCGGAGCAGGAGCTGCTCCAGAACCACGCCCAGGGCATAGGTCTTACCGCTGCCGCTCTGCCCGCACCAGAACGTGTGACGGTTGAATCGTCGTGCATCGAGGTGGACGGACACGTCCGCTTCATCCGTCAGAGTGCCGATGGTCAGATCTGTCATTGCGAGCCTCCCGTGCGTGCGTGACTCCAGCTTGGCTCGAAGCGCACTCGGGATCATCACACTTCTCGGGTGACGCGACGCGCCGAGGTGAGGGTCAGGATGGGCCGCATGACGGACCGACTGCCGCTCGCCGAGGTGCTGCGCCATCCGCTCGCGAGCGCAGGATCTCGCGAGTCCGCGGCGCTGCTCGTCGGTGCGACCACGCTGATCATCACCTCAGGCATCTCGCTGCTGGCCTTCTGGGGACGGACGCTGCCGATCTCCGGCCCCGGTTCGATCGGGCAGTTCGCGGCCATCGGCTCCGCCATGACCGCGATGGTCGTGTTCCTGGCCGCGCGCTCGCTCGTCCACGTCCAGCCCGCGTCGGATGCCCGCGGCGCGCAGCGGATGCGCTGGTTCGATGTCGCAGCCCTGGCTCTCGCCCACGGCATCATCGCGCTGCTGGGGTGGATCGCCATCGCCGAGATCGTGGAACGCAGCTTCGTGGGCGCCGAGGTCTTCACTGTCGCCGGCGCCGTGCTGAGCGGCGCCGCGATGGCCTGCACCGCCTACCTCGTCGCTCTCTCGGCCGCGGGCATGAACCAGGGGATCCTCTCGGTGGTGCTCATGCTGTTCCTCGTCGTCGGCTCGTTCGCGAGCATGCTGAGCGCAGCGGATGAGCAGTGGTGGAAACTGCACCTCAGCAGCCTCGGCGTGACCGACGATGTGTCCGCTCTCACCTTCAACGTCACGCTGATCATCGCGGGCGTCATCGTGACCACAGTGGCGCACTTCGGAACCGCGTCGATCGCGGCGGACTCGCCCGGAGCCGTGCGGGGTCGTCGCATCGTCCGTCTCGAGCTGACCGCCATGGGAGTCCTGCTCGCCGGCGTGGGGCTCTTCCCGGTCGACAGGTTCCTCGCGCTGCACAATCTGTGCGCCACGGGGATGGTGGTGGTGTTCATCGTGATGGTCATCGGCCTGCGCCGCACGGTGCCGGGGACCCCCCAAGTCTTCCTGACCCTCGGCTACGTGTTCGTCGCGTGCATCGTCGTGCTCGCCGTGTTCTTCGCCACGGGCTACTACACCCTCACGGCCGTCGAGCTCGTCGCCTTCCTGATCATCTTCACGTGGCTGCTGCTCTTCCTCCGCAACACCGGCGCGACGACCGAGACGGTCGCCTGAGCCGGTGCCGCAGCGGCGGTCGGGCTAGGAGGCCAGCGCCTTCGCCTTGAGCGTCTCGAATTCGGCGGAGGTGATCACACCGGAATCGAGCAGCCCCCGGGCCTTCGTGATGTCGTCCGCCGGCGACGACGATCCGGCGGTCTCTCTGATGTAGGCGGTCTGAGCCGCATGCAGTTCGGCGATCTGCTCGCCGCGCCGCTGTGCCATCCCCTGTCCGCGGGCGATGAGGTACACGAGGGACGTGAGGAACGGGAGGAAGACGAGGAAGATGACCCACACCGCCTTCAACCACCCGTTCAGCGAGCTGTCGCGGAAGATGTCGCCGATGATCGTGAAGACGACCATGAGGTAGGAGATGAAGACGAAGGACCAGAAGAACCAGGCCACGAGATCCCAGATGGACATGCGCGATCCCTTTCGATCGGAGGATGAGGAGCAGGTCCGAAGCTAGTCAGGCTCAGTGACGTCCGCGTCACCCTGCCAGGGTGACCCGGCATCCGCGGCGGGGACGGGATTCACCGACACCACCTCGATGTGCAGGTCGTCGAACGCCCCGAGGAGGCCGAGCAGGCGGGGCTGGTCGTCGACGGGACCGACGATGCTCGTCAGCCCGTCCGACCGCGCCCGCACCGAGAAGCCGTCCAGCGCCTGCGCGAGCTGTGCGCTCATCCGTCCGCGGACCAGCACTTCGAAGACCCGGGTCATGACAGCAGCCTCCCTGGGATGCACGAGCAGCGTGAGCGCGACCGTCCCATGATGGACGCGCCGGCCGCCGGCGTCCTCATCCTCCGCGGATGATCTGATGCGGCTGTAGATCAGGCCTGCGCGTCCTGCCATACTGACACCGGATCCGCCGATGACCGCCATACCTCCCCCGCCGGCACATGCCGTCGAGCGTCCGCGACTGCGCAGTCGACTCGACCGGTCGCTGAACGCGCCTCTGAGCGTGGTCGTCGCTCCCGCCGGTTCCGGCAAGACCGTGTTGCTGTCGCAGTGGGCCGCGTCCCACCCGGACGTGCGGATCGCCTGGATCGGGCTCGAGCCGACGGACAGCGATCCGCGCCGGCTCCTCGACCATCTGCTGCGGGCGGCGTCACCGCTCGGCCACCCGTCGAGGGATCTCGGCCGACCGCATGCGGTCAACGCGCGAGCCCTCGGCCGCCCTGTCCTCGACGCCCTCGTCGAGGAGTTCCGCGAGCATGGTCCCGTCGTGCTCGTCCTCGACGATCTTCACCATCTCGCCGGCTCGTCACTGCTGCCGGACCTCTGGTGGCTGGCCGACAACGTTCCCGCTCACACTCACCTCATCTTCTCCTCGCGCATCGACTACGGCCTCGGCTGGGGCCGGCATCGACTGAGCCATTCGCTCCTCGAGCTGCGACAGAGCGACCTCGCCTTCGACGAGGCCGCGAGTGCGATGCTGCTCCAACGGATCACCGGCGCTCCGGTCAGTCCCCGCACCCTGAGCGCAGTCCTGGAACGCACGGAGGGCTGGGCGGCCGGCATCGTGCTGACCGGTCTCGGTCTGCGCAGCGAAGCGGACCCCGAGCAGTTCGCGAGCGATCTCCGCGGCACCGATCGCCTCATCTCCGAGTACCTGAGCGAGCAGGCCCTCGCCCAGCAGTCACCCGAGCGCAGGTCGCTGCTGCTCCGCCTGTCCGCTCTCGACCGGATGTCCGCGGAGCTCGTCGAGTCGGTGACGCCGGTCGATGACGCCACGGCGCTGTTCGAGGAACTCGAGCGACAGTCGATGTTCCTCGTCGCCCTCGACCGGGATCGCGAATGGTTCCGCTTCCACCCGATGTTCCGCGAGCTCCTGCGCTACCGACTCAGGGCCGAATCCCCCGCAGCGGCGACGGAGATCCGCACCGCTGCGGCCGAATGGCATCTCGCGAGGGGAGACGCGTCCGCCGCCATCGACTACCTGCTCGACGCGGGATCGTGGGAGCGGGCGGCGGCCGTCATCTCAGGACGCGGCCGTGAGGTGCTCGAGCGCAGTGACACCGCGTCGATGAGCCGATGGCTGGATGCGCTCCCTGCCGACTTCCGGGCCGCCCGACCGGACGTCGAGATCCTGCGCGGGATGCTGCTCATGATGAACGGCGACGCGGCCAGAGCCGAGGACGTGCTCAGGGAACAGGACGATCGCAGTCCGACCCCCGGCCGATCGGCGATCGTGCAGACGTATCTCGCGGCGCGGGTGCAATTCCGACCCGACCCGCGCGTCGGACTGCAGGCTGCGGATGCCGCGACGACGACTCTTCGCGAGCATCCGGATCTCCGTCCACCCGAGCTGCTGGGTCTGACCCATCCGCACCTGCTGCTCACGAGTGCGCTGACCTCGGCGGGGCGCGCGCACTTCCTCGCCGGCGACCTCCTCGCCGCCCGACGCCGATTCGAGGAGGCGCTCGCCGAGCCGGGGGCGCAGTACAGCCTGTACCGCATCCATCTGCTCGGCTCCCTCGCGCTGCTGGAGGCGTGGGCTGGACGCGTGCGCCTCGCCGCGAGGCTCGCCGAGGAGGCGCTGGACCTCGCCGCCGAGACTCGCCTGCTCGCGCATCCGGCGCCGGCGGACGCCTACCTGGCCGCGGCACTCGTGGCCATCGAACGGGGCACGCCGGCCTCCGCCTCGTCGGCCCTGGACGAGGGCGCTCTGCGCGCCGCCGCGAACCACCGCACCCAGCTCATGTGGATCGCACATCTCGAGAGGGTCCTCATCGGCCAGGAGAGCGCAGATCCGGAGGCGCCTGTGCCGCCGCCGCCGCCACCGATCGTCGCGTCGGCGCTCGACGCGGAGGAGGCCCGCGGGCTCCGTCTCTCGCACGCGTCCGGTCGCGCGCTGCCGCGCCCATCCTCTCGACACTGGTCGCCGCTCGCGTTCGAGGCGGTC
This genomic interval from Microbacterium hydrocarbonoxydans contains the following:
- a CDS encoding SHOCT domain-containing protein, translating into MSIWDLVAWFFWSFVFISYLMVVFTIIGDIFRDSSLNGWLKAVWVIFLVFLPFLTSLVYLIARGQGMAQRRGEQIAELHAAQTAYIRETAGSSSPADDITKARGLLDSGVITSAEFETLKAKALAS
- a CDS encoding LuxR C-terminal-related transcriptional regulator, translating into MTAIPPPPAHAVERPRLRSRLDRSLNAPLSVVVAPAGSGKTVLLSQWAASHPDVRIAWIGLEPTDSDPRRLLDHLLRAASPLGHPSRDLGRPHAVNARALGRPVLDALVEEFREHGPVVLVLDDLHHLAGSSLLPDLWWLADNVPAHTHLIFSSRIDYGLGWGRHRLSHSLLELRQSDLAFDEAASAMLLQRITGAPVSPRTLSAVLERTEGWAAGIVLTGLGLRSEADPEQFASDLRGTDRLISEYLSEQALAQQSPERRSLLLRLSALDRMSAELVESVTPVDDATALFEELERQSMFLVALDRDREWFRFHPMFRELLRYRLRAESPAAATEIRTAAAEWHLARGDASAAIDYLLDAGSWERAAAVISGRGREVLERSDTASMSRWLDALPADFRAARPDVEILRGMLLMMNGDAARAEDVLREQDDRSPTPGRSAIVQTYLAARVQFRPDPRVGLQAADAATTTLREHPDLRPPELLGLTHPHLLLTSALTSAGRAHFLAGDLLAARRRFEEALAEPGAQYSLYRIHLLGSLALLEAWAGRVRLAARLAEEALDLAAETRLLAHPAPADAYLAAALVAIERGTPASASSALDEGALRAAANHRTQLMWIAHLERVLIGQESADPEAPVPPPPPPIVASALDAEEARGLRLSHASGRALPRPSSRHWSPLAFEAVAAALTHDRPDLARALLDGSSAESAESLPRVGVEQLILRSWLENRERGSGAGADGLRRALELASQHDLVAAFVRAGPEVMRMIADLPGTATPFRAEVLERASLLRHARPTSPELAEQLTDRELEILAYLPTRLTNVELAARCYVSPNTIKTHMAHIYRKLAVPNRNSAVTRAQDLGLL